The Malus domestica chromosome 10, GDT2T_hap1 genome contains a region encoding:
- the LOC139188563 gene encoding uncharacterized protein, which translates to MDLNVAGSHKKFQLNELDEIRHEAYENASIYKEKTKAFHDKMIRGKTFSIGQKVLLFNSRLRLFPIQIQSLKTGHEFRVNGHRLKPYYEHFEEHAVEDISLHAVGSKEE; encoded by the exons ATGGACCTAAATGTCGCAGGAAGTCATAAGAAGTTTCAACTcaatgaacttgatgagatacggcatgAGGCGTATGAGAATGCtagcatttacaaggagaagaccaaagctttccatgataagatgattcGAGGCAAAACATTCTCCATAGGCCAGAAAGTGCTCTTGTTCAACTCCCGTTTACGGTTGTTTCCca tccaaatccaaagcttgaaaacgggacatgaattcagggtgaatgggcaccgattgaagccctattatgagcaCTTTGAGGAGCATGCCGTGGAGGACATCTCCCTACATGCTGTGGGCTCCAAAGAGGAGTGA